Part of the Musa acuminata AAA Group cultivar baxijiao chromosome BXJ2-7, Cavendish_Baxijiao_AAA, whole genome shotgun sequence genome is shown below.
GCTCGAGTTCGTCCAAGGTACCATAGACATCGTAAACATCGTCGATTACAGATATTAAGCTAAGTAGCTTCGTTTGCATCTCCCTAAAGCTCCAAAATTGTGGTTCAAAGGCCCAACCAACTGTCCACAAGTAGTTTTCCATCAACCTGTCTCTGGAGAATGGCAACCTCTGTGCAAGACCGAGATCGGTCCACCATCTGGCGATCCAAGTTAACAGTTTTTAATAGACGAGAGAAGTACATACTATTCATGACTAGCTTAGTTTACCTCGACACTTCTTTGAGTTCTCTCTTATGCATGCTCTGGATCAGATTGAAGTCCAGCTTAGCCAATTCAAGTAGAAGAGGGTTCATGGTGGCTTCCCTTTGGTATGTTTCTATGAACCACCTGGTGTGTATCCTTTCCATCCTCCAATTCAGTGGAAGCTCCAAGGCGTGGGCCACATGTTCCCTGAAACGAGGCTCAAGTGATCCCTCTTCCATGAGCTTCTTGAGGTGCTTTGTCGTGAAGTCCATGGCTTCGATCAGTACAAACTCCCCCTCCTTTCCAAGGTAGGAAGCTTCATATAAGCTCAGCATTCCTTTAGTCTGATTCTGGAGGCAAGTTTTGAGGTGGCCCTTCTCATCTTTGAATCTGCTGAACATATCTTTAGTCACAAAGTTCATCGAGACGTTAGATTGCGGCACCATGAACGAACAAACCCAAGTTAAGGCTTCATGAGCATATCAACCATTTTCTTATACACTAAGCACATACAATAACATGTTGGTTAGGATGGATGTATTAGAGAGACTGAAGAATATTCCCATTTCGTCTTGACTAGGCTGCATCTctcggctatatatatatatatatatatatatatatatatatatatatatatatatatatgtatagcttCTAGTCGAGATGAATAGATTGTGTATATATTTTATACACCTTGTAACCATCAGTCTAGAAAATTTCAGGAGAAATATTAGTGGAAGTAGACCTTTACGTGTCATAATTAGAACTCTACTCGATTTTATCAGACAGGCGTAGTGTAAGTGAGGTGAACTACCTTCAGAAACATCGAAACCATTTTCTCTGAGAAGCCTGAAGAGAAGTGCTGTTGCATGGAGATTGTCCTTCAGCAGCATGCTTGTGTCTTCCAGGGATCCATGAATGCTCCCTAAAGCATCCTTAATATCATCTTTAAAGTGATATGCCACACCAAGCTGCTGTAGGTGATCGATTAGGTGAAGCTGGTCCTCAAGTTCCTTCTCCTCCTGTATCAGTTTCACAACTTCCTTCTCCAAGTTACTTATCCTTGCAGCATTCTGCTCCTCCATCTAGATTTACAAGGAGATGTAATAAATATACACAATAGCACATCTGAGAGAAGAAAGCAAGCTTAGAATACAAAGAGGTTATGGTGCCAACCGAGTGGTCTCTCGTGAGTGACTGTATGTAGTCATTAGTCCATAAGGTTGGTTGGTAATTGGCTGATCTCCGTAAAGGAGGTTGCCCGCTGCATCTGAAGCGTGGAGAGAGGCATGGATGACGGCCATGGTGTTCGAAGGAAGCGATCCGCCGGAACGTACTGTGGCTGCTGCAAGGGAAGGATGTGGCACAAACGATAGGGAGAAGGCGGAGAGACATTATTTGGTCTGATTACTTGGTAGGTGGCAAACCCAGAATGTATTTGTATAAGCCGGAGAActtctcctatatatatataatggaatgAGACATTCTCGCGTGATTATAAGAAAataaattattgagaaaaataaattatgataaaattatcatgatatttttaatatttaaatattattttatcaaaattttaaatcataaaaattatgataatatattattatgattctatGAATAGTAAAGATCATAATCTCAATGTTGATCTCCCAAaggatttaataaatattttatatttattattgattgaaaaaattatttaattatcatattttataatatcTTTTTGTGTATATAAATTCATACCAGTATTAATAAAATTAACCTAGTCATTTCTATACGAGAAACATAGTTGCTTCGAGGGATGGTGTCAATTCCATTATCACCTATTTGTTTGAGACCATAAAGAACCTTGCATAACTTAAGATATATTGACGAAGATTGTGATAAATAAAGTTTGAAGCTTGCCTTATAAATATATctttaaaaatatgatcatgaagatctCTCTTTCTTGGCACTATATCAATAATGCACATCACCTCTTTACAGCTCAACCTGCATATAGAGGAGGATTCAATGTTGTAGACTTGTTTGTCATGATAAGAAGAAGCACACAAATGAGGTTTAACTTTGTGTACCGTCGAATTAGCGAAATCATTGTAGAGGAGAAATAGCATCATTGAACAGTAGGAAAATTTTTCAAAACGAAATGTAtccttataaatatattattcatatttaattatcaaaatccTCAATTGTTAAAcaaagtaagacataaagtaataCAAATTATTATTGAATTCGCAACAACTGGGTTAAATGGGTTATAGTACTCCAGAATGTTGATGAAATCCCTCTGTCAGTATGTAAAAAAGATTTTGAGGAAGAGGAAAGGTTTGTAGATATGTTAGGTTCCTTTTCATATTAGGAACACAAACAAcatcaaaaagtaaaaaaaaaaattaagaaaaaataaagatttgtagaacaaatataaattattttaatacctTTCCCATCATATACTATCGAACCATTATAACCTAAAGTAAGAGATAAATTATTCAAGTCAAACATAATACGATGAGAAGGCCAAAAATCAATAAATCATTTTGATGAAAATTAAAACAATTGAGAAACAAATTGAGCAAACAAAGGTAGTAATAAAAATCAGGTAGGTGGTGTAGCAAGATATGTAGAATAAGATATGTATGAAGGCTGAAACATTCATAGAATAATAGCTTACAAGCGATGATATTTCTTAGCAATATGGTCTTATAAGTCACATATTTGACAGGTGACTTTGTTAAATTGTCGATCAGATTTGTTGATATTTTTGCTGTGACGTTGTTGCATGTAGCCTCTAGAATGATATCACATGTTGCCTCTAGAATAATTACTTGGACTATTATCTTAGATCTTGCCTTTGTTGCTAAGATTGGTTTTGTTGGCAAAATTGATAGTaatgaaaatatcataagaaGATGGTAACTCTTGGTTATGATAAGCTTCCTAGTAAGAaagcttatcataaagttcttcaaatgatatagGACTATTATAAACATGAATCCCAAATAAGATCTCCTATAATCTAAATTAagattatttaatatataaaaaacgaTCTCTTCGTCATCAAGAGATGTATCAGCAAGTGTATCAACTTGAGTTTTGATAACTTACATATAGTTCAAAATAGATTTTGTATCTTTAGAAAGTTTGAAtttctgaaaattttgatatatATTGTCATAAATTTGGACCATATTTGATAAAAGGATTTTATTAAGACTACATAAGAAATGATTTGAAAAGAGAGAGGCAACGATAGCGGCATATCACTTCAAAGATGATATTGGAGACTTACAAAGATGATTTCTACAGCAGCTTGGTGTGGCATATCACTTTAAAGTCTACAGCAGAACATGCAATCCTGGGTGGTCTCACGTCCATATTGGAGACTACTTCTGGTTCCTCCCCTGTATCATCCCCAATtgtaagtctctctctctctctctctcagttctTTGATCTAATCTCTGGTCTCTAAAATCTCGTATTCGATATGATAACTTAATTACAATCTCTCTCTCACATGTCGAGCTTTTCTATTTGTCTTTACCCAATGTTTTCTCGCATTTATGTGCATAAAATATTAAATGAGATTCTATTTATAGGgatataatcaaaattttaactttAACAAGGATAGATACTTCGATCCTAAGATTTAATATTCCAACTCCAACACCTTGCAATCCTCAGGTGAGTAGAGAAGTTTTCCTATGCCCCCTCCGTCAAGTCGTCGCTCATGCAATAAGCATTGGTCATGAAGACGTTCCGGGAAGACCGACATCGACGCGTTGTCCAAGTACTCGTCTAGCTTGGGTTAAATTTAGAATACAAAGGGGTGTATGGTGACAACCGCGCGCATTGTTGCTTGTGAGTGATAGTACGTAGTCATGAGTCCACAAGTTCGGCTGGTAATTGGCTGATCTCCGTAATGGAGTTTGCCCACTGTATCGGATGCGTGAAGGGTGGCGTGGATGACAGCCTTAGTGTTGGAAGAACGGGAACCGCCGGAATGCACCGAGGCTGCTGCAAGGGAAGGATGCGGCACGAAGAGTATGGAGAATGTCGAGAGACATCATTTGGTAGCATGATCTTCCAatcaggcaggcaggcaggcagcctTTGAATGGCTTCTCATAAATCATGGCCAAAAGAGCAAATAATATCATCACAGTTGGTAATTTTACTGTTGAACTACAGCTCGTAGTTATCTAAAATGAAAGCGCCAGAAAAGAATCACCAAACCCGACAAGGAATCTAATTGTAAGTATGTCAGTATCAAATCTAGTTAGTCTGAAACTAATGTTCCAATAATTAACAGTCGATTTCACCTTTTTCCGAGGGAAGCCGTCGATCATGATAGCAACGCAAACGAAGGATCCTAATTCCCTCCTAACCACATTGGTGTCGGGCGCACAGTTGCTTTATTTTGTAGCAATTTTTCCGCATGCAGAGATCAATTGAGTTGGTAACGTCAGTTCTCTGAGCTTTTCGGTCGGTGAGAGAAGGAAAGCTCCTGCAGGGCTACGTTTGTCGGCCGTCTTTTTTCTTGTGCTGTTCCTGTTTCCTACATTTGCTCTGCTTCCCCCGTGCTTCGATGCAAGGGATCTTCTGGTTTACGTGCAGAAGTTTAACTGGAGATTTCAATTGACTTTGGTTTCAAACATATAATAATAGAGCAATGCTGTAGAGTTCATTTGGTTAATACCCACAACAGCAATAAAAGGACTGAATCTAACACATTAAGCCATAATGTAAAACCAGTCATAGGTTGCTACCAAGTGAATTGCATCGAACGTAGACTAGGCCTAAAATGTACAGTTTCTCTTTAACTAGACAATTTGAAAGCAAACCAACTACATCAAGAACAACTTCGCTTGCGCACAGAAAAAGATTGCATTGAGCTAATGCCTCCGTGCGAAGCGAGTTGCTGCAATCTCGGTGATTAAGAATGTCACTGGTCACCCTTCGTTTTCGGCCGCATGCACCCACAGAAGGAGCTCTTCTTTGTCTGTCTACGGCCATCTCTTCTCCCGTAGATATAATCGCTCAGCAGCGTTCGGCTTCTTCGGTCCATGGCACTGGTGTGACGATTTACGTGCTCTTCCTCAAATTTCAGCATGACATACTGGATTTTATGCAGCTCCAGCTCCAGCCTTCCAACCTTCTCTGATTCCTTTCTTGATTGTGTGGAGATTTGTCTTCTTCCGGTGCTGCTGCTTTCTTCAGATTTTGTGCCCATGCCATTTGTGGAATGATATTCTTCAGCCTTGCTCGTCAGTTTGTTGTTTGTATCGATCAACTCCATGACAGCACCTTCAGCATCTTCCAACTGTGATTTGACTGTATCATACCCAGAGCTCGCAGGAAGCTTCCCCATTTGAGAGCTTTCCATTTTCCTCTTCAGATCCTTTACATTGGTTTTAAGGTCTGATAACCTCCTAGCATCATTTTGAAGGCTCTCGAGGACTCTCTTAGTCCATTCTTGTCGAGATGTCAGAACTCTAGTTGGTATCTCTAACTTGTCAACACTCGGCTCCTTCTCAACCATCAGCTCTGAGGACGGGTATTCACTCTTTTCTTCCTCCACGGGCTCTATGTCATGTTCCGTAGCATCTGTTGATGTTTTCCATACTTGTTTGCTGCAATTTGTTTCAGCAGCTTCCCATAATTGATCATCGATCCCATCATTACTAATCCTGCTTAAACCATATGAACCAATGGTCCTGTACGGCAAAGAACTTGAGCCCTGATCGAGTTGAATATCTTTTGTCACTTGCCCATTCTTGCCCTTGGTGATTTCAGTATCATTTAGTCCACCATCATCAACATGTTCAATAGAATGCAGGTTCACTTGAGCTTCCTGTCCCAGTCCAATTTCATTTATCTTTATCCCTTTAGTTTCTTTACTTGCAGCCTCTGAGTTGGAGTTGGCATCAAACCCTTCCTGCTGTCTGTGACTTTGAATGTCTACTATCACTTCTTCAAGAAGTTTGACTTTGGTGATCAATTTCTCCAACACTGGAATGCCTTCAATATTCATTGCCTTATAACCATCACTAGGTTGGTTATCAcagtgatgatgatgaggaaccaAAGGTAAAACCTGGAAACAGACGAAATGAGTGTCACAAATGAATGTTACAGACACAACTAGCAAACATTGTAGCTTACctgagaaaataaagaaaaattctACACTCAAAAGTAAAAAACAAAATTCTGATGGTCTAGGCAGAAAATACAAGGATTGGATATTAATATGTTGGTATCTCAAGCATGTGATAAGTGGGTAACAAACTTATTTTTGAAAAGGAATAATTTGTCATCACATACCTAAAATGTTGATGAAATTGCAAGCTCACTAAGTTGATCACACTCAGCTGTGTGGATAAATTGTTGATTGCATACAGCTATGGAGTTGGATCACTCAGCCTCATCAGACCTCAAAATTAAAGGCAGGACAAATTCAGTTGACCATAAAATTCCCTACTCAGATGCATTCAGAGAACTCTACTCGATGAATTCATGAAAACAAGCTTGTAGTAACACAGCTGGACATGTCCAAGTTAACTTGTGCCAGAGTCTTCAATTCAATTCAGCTTTCCACTTGGTCTTCACAAAACTTGAGATCAAACACACTCCATTGACTCGGTAAACTCATGACTTCGTTCATTCAAATCCACTAGACTTCATTCATTCATCCAACACATTAAAGCACTTCTGACACCTGACTAATTTTATCATATGAGGGATGGATCTACATTGTTTTTTGAcaaatatatatccatatatagacCAAATAGTTTGCTATTGTATTGCTGAAGcaataaaaattaataagaaaCAATATAAACAAGCTGTTCAAAAATAAACTGTCagactttatattttttttaatacaaaAATTACCTTTCTGAAAAGCAATAAGATATATCATTGTAATTGTCCTTTGAATCTTAATCAGAGACATCAGTTTTTAATTCTTAAAatgtcatatcatcatatctgctTCTTGTGAGGTGTGATGGTCCTTCAGTTTTAATTGATTCTATTTGTCGTTAATTTGTGATGCAATTACTGGTCAATAGCAAACTAAAAATTTCTGTACATGTACACCCTCATAAAATAAAATCAGTGTCACAATGCCTCCCCCCAAACCAACACCAACCTCCCTCCCCACATCACCCCAATTCGAAAAAACAGTCTGTCGTATTAATCCTACATAAAATTGTGATGATCCATATTACTCAATTGCTCATGTAAATGCCCTCTTGGATCTTGCTTTGGTCTTAATGTCCTCATGGTAATTTACTTTAGCATATATACCTCTCCAAAAATCTAGGCAAGTCCAACGGTAATGGTTGAGTGAAAGGAACAATGATGCAAAAGTGTATTCTACATATTAGTatggtacatatatgtacattctGATATAGTTAGACTTTAACAAGATCACAAGTTTTTGTTGCCAATGACCTTGGTTTGGGAAGTTACCATTATAATTTGATGATCTCAAGGGGCAGACTGTAATTGGATGAATTCAAAAGAAAAAGGTATTCCGATTTTTATGATATCATTTAGGTTTTAGAAAAATCACAATTAAGGAACCTTATGCTTTACAGAAACCACTAGACTAATACCCAAAATTACCGAAGTAACTGCTTATAGATTTGAAAAGTAGTACATATCTGTCAAGGATTTAAATGCTAGTCCCGTTGATATTTACTGGCCCAACCAAGTACCAATATCGAAATGTATAGTTTTAATATTGATACATATaccattacttttatttttttatcattttattccATTACCGGACAATATAGATTGTTATACTGTTCAACCACTCATTACTATTTATATCATAATGGTTTGAGATATTAATTAAATCCTCATATTTGATTATCTCAAATATTTTAATTACTAGTTATCAAATCTCAAAGCTTGTCAATTCTTCAAGTAGCTTAACTCAAGTTGCATGTCGAATTTTCTGTTTCGAAACttaaattatgatttaaatgttAGCAGTACCAGCAGattcatcatatttaacaaatctAGGAGTACCTCTTTGTCATGACAGATTGATATTCTGGGCTTTGACATTGTCATAATTTGTTCTTCCAGAGATTTAACACTATTCCACAAAGATGCAACCAGAGCCAGATAGAAATCTAAGCCAGCCTTCAACCCATTGTTTTCTCCCTCTAAATCATCAAGCTTTTTCTTCATACTATCCAATTGCTCCTTGGTTAAAGCTACCTCCATTTTCAATGTCTCCTTCTGCAATAGGGAACCAACTTCTTCTAGTATCAGCTCATGAACTTTTTCTTCATACAGCGCTGAATTAACTGTGGAGACTTGGATATCACTTAATAATGCTTTGATTTCGACTTCACAGTGTTCATTTTCATCTATTTCTTTCTGCAGTTCTAATTTCAAATCTTCCTCCCTGCTCATAAGTACTTTAACTTCTTCACGCATATGATAAATTTCCCTTTGCAGCGTCTCATTTGCTTCATAAAGACATCTGATCTCCTTATTTCTGTCGACAACTACTTCAGATAAAGTTGAAATCTTCTGCGCCAACTCTTCTTTGATCAGCTTATCTGCTTCATAATCCAGCTGAATACCATCAAGAATTCTACACAATTCCAAGTTCTTTTGTTGGGTGGATTGAGCATTTTGACTTATTTCCAGTAACTGTGACTGTTTTTGTAACAGTTGGCTCTCTAATCTTTGTCTTTGAAGACTTAACTCCTCACAGACGCATGTAGCTGTAAACAAATCAAATTCTGAAAGCAGGACATGATTTCTGAACTCTTCTTCTAGGTAAGTAACGAACTCCCTAATATGTGTTTTTTCTGCCTCAAGTATCTTTATCTTCTCCTTTAGTTTATCAATCTCAGCATCAAGAGCATTTTTAATAAAATGAAGAGAATCCAGATCATAAGTGAAGGATTTCAACTCCGACAATTTCTCTGCACTATGGTTCCTAAACAACAAATAAAGGTGGTCTAGTTTCAGAGCCTCTGCAAGGACTTCAATATGTTCCTCTTCCAACAAATTATGTTTTTCTCTTAAGTTGCAAAGTTCATCCATGAgaatcttcttgttttcaattaaaTTTTGAATTTCATATTTAGATGTCAGGAGAGCCTCTTGCAGGTCAGTCAAATGTTCATGGAAAACTTTCATTGCAGTCTTTGATTCTACTTCCCTTTGGTTGCTTGCTTCCACATCATTCATTAGTTTTTCATTCAATTCTCGAAGTTGAAGATTTTTGTTTCCTAATGCTAATAATTCTTTGGTTTTCATATCACGTTCTTTTTCAAGAGAACATTTATCCAATCTCAGACTGGCCAGATCCAGCATTGTATTCTTCAGCATAGTGACAAGAACTGATATCTCAAGATGCAGTAGTTGATTATCATGCTCGGCTTCTGAAACACAATTCAGAATATTTCTAAATTCGCCCAAAATAATATCTATGAGAACTTCGACCTGGAATTCATCCACGGAAACAGACTTCTTGCCAACAATAAGAGTGTTCTGCAGCAAACAAATTCCAgttcttaacttctcattttgctCTGACAATGACATTATGTttttgatatgcataagtttctcCTGCTCAAGTGCTGAAATAAGTGCCTCAGTCCTTCTACATGCCTCGATATTTTTCTCGCATTCTTTCAAAAGAACCAAGTTCCTTCCATTCACATCGGACAAACTTCTTTGTAAGATAAAATTTCCTATTAGATAACCAATCACATTATCCTGTTCTGATTCAAGCTGCTGATCTTTAAGCTGGCTTTCTTGTTGCAGAAGAAAATTGTGGTTCTCTGATGTGGCTAGCTGACACTTGAATGATTGGATACGAGTTTCATGCTCTTCTTTTTCTAGTTTCAAAAGATCTTGCAGATCCTTGACCTGACTGATTATCAGATACTTTTCTCTTGTTAGATTCAAGTTATCGTCCTTCATGTCCACTAACCTATTCTCCAGTTCTTCCAAATTCAGAGTGATGTTATTAACCTGACATAAACAGGAATAAACTATTCAGGCAGCAAAATAGAGCTTCGTAAAAAATTTATATGGCAAGTTAGAATAATCGTTATGCTTTCAGGTATAATTAATTGGAAAAATTGTTATCACAGAGTAATTACAACTTAAATAGGAAGAGGGAGAGAAATTAACCTGACTGACAAGAGTGTCCCTTTCAATAAGAAGGCCAGAGTTCTGATCACGGAGAGAGTCACAGGAGTTTTCAGAATCCTTCAATTTTGACTTCAAACATCCAGCTTCACTGCTTACATCAGACAGGCAGTTTTCCAAAAAGGATTTCTCTTGTGAAAGTTTCTCCAGATTCTTAGTAAGAACCTCTACCTGAGAAAGTAGATTGTTCCTTTCAGTAAGAAGACCAGAGTTCTGATCATTTAGTGACCGAGAGGATTCTTCAAAGTCTTTCAACTTTGACCTCAAACACCTGACCTCACTTCTTTCATCAGTTAGGGAGTTCTCCAAGGTTAATTTTTTGTGTCCAAGCTTCACCGCATTCTGAGTAAGGATCTCAACCTGAGAAAGCAGATTGCTTTTTTCAGCAAGAAGACCCGAGTTCTGATCATTGAGTGATTGAGAAGATTCTTCAAAGTCTTTCAACTTTGATCTCAAACACTCAACTTCACAGTTAACATCAGATAACGAGTTCTCCAATAAGGAATGTTTGTGTGAAAGATTCTCCATGTTCTGAGTAAGAAAATGTACCTGAGACACAAGAGTATTCCTTTCAGCAATGAGGCCAGAATTCTGATCAGTAAGAGACTGACAGGATTCCTCAGAGTCCTTAAACTTTGACCTCACACATCCAACTTCAGTCCTCACATCAGATAGAGAGTTCTCCAAGAGGGAATTTTTCTCCGAAAGCTTCTCTATATTCTGAGCGAGAATTTCCAATTGAGAAAGAAGATTATTCCTCTCAGCAAGAAGACCAGAGTTCTGATTGGTGAGCGAACGAGATGATTCTTCAAGGTCTTTCAATTTTGACCTCAAACACCAAACTTCACTGCTTACATCAGATAGGGATTTCTCCAAAAGCAAATTCTCGTCTGAGAGTTTCTCTAGATTTTGAGTAAGAATCTTGACCTGTGAAAGAAGGCTGTCCCTTTCATCATTGAGTGACTGAGATGACTCTTCACAATCTTTCAACTGTGACCTCAAAGATTCGACTTCACAGCTTATATCACATAATGAGTTCTCCAAGAAAGAATTTCTGTCCGTAAGCTTCTCGACATTCTGAGTAAAGGTCACTACTCGAGAGAGTAAATTGTCCCTTTCAGAAAGAAGACCAGAGTTCTGATTGCTAAGTGATTGGCATGATTCTTCAAGGTCCTTCAACTTTGACTTCAAACAAGCCATTTCACTATTTACATCAGAAAGGGAATTTTCCAACCTGGAATTTTTGTGTGAAAGGTTCTCCATGTTCTGAGTAAGAACTTCTATCTCAGTAACAAGAGCATTTCTTTCTGCAAAAAGACCAGAATTCTGATCACTTAAAGACTGACAGGATTCCTCAGAGTCCTTCAGTTTTGTCCTCAAACACCCAACTTCAGTAGTTACATCAGATAGAGAACTCTCCAAGGAGGAATTATTCTCTGAAAGCTTCTCAACGTTCTGATTAAGAGTTTCTAACTGAGAAAGAAGATTGTTCTTTTCAGCAAGAAGACCAGAGTTCTGATCACTGAGCGACTGACAGGATTCTTCAAAATCTTTCAACTTTGACCTCAAAGACCCAACTTCACTGCTTACATCAGATAGGGAGTTCTCCAAGAAGGAATTCTTGTCTGAAAGCTTCTCCAGATTTTGAGTAAGGATCTCGACCTGCAAAAGAAGAGCATTCCTTTCTGAGAGAAGATTAGAGTTCTGATCCCTGAGTGACTGAGAGGATTCCTCGAACTCTTTCAACTTTGACCTCAAACGGCCAACTTCATTGCTTACATCAGATAAGGAGTTCTCTAAGAAGGAACTTTTCTTGGAATGCTTCTCCACATTCTGAGtaaggatctctatctgagagagAAAACTCTTCCTTTCAGCAAGAAGACCAGAGTTATGATTGCTGAGCAACTGACAGGATCGTTCAAAGTCCTTTAACTTTGATTTCAAACAATTGACTTCAGTGCCTAAATCAGATACAGAGTTCt
Proteins encoded:
- the LOC103992843 gene encoding protein NETWORKED 1A-like isoform X5, which codes for MAAKLQAESRRLYSWWWDSHISPKNSKWLQENLADTDMKVNTIIKLLEEDADSFARRAEMYYKKRPELLKLVEELYRAYRALAEKYDHATGALRQAHRTMAEAFPNQIPLVLSDESPYGYSGNEAEPHTPEGPPPLRALFDLDELQKDALSLSSELHVIKRNGGYSEPSDSLSSKKGLKQLNEMFAIGEGTAFTTSEGRVRKGLHFQEEEGQDLENITHKCSREQNQVKEKQDASYVTTGLQQDISQLSSGSQNMKNQITTESDRNNKTENELQGLKDRISELISEKEASNIQYQISLERISVLESQISTTQNELRKLNDEMVNKVKKLQSSEELNQSLLLELEMIAKQVNMEENELHQKREELEKLQITIEEKHQQCMQTEMALCLKEKLHTQSQEEIDHLSREIQIWIQKLRDIELCNVDLQEEICKLKEENGTLHEQNLHSSLMIKELQGKIILIEEKNKTLEDEVRLYLCEKEGLTEELNHIKEDINDLEGKHRDLMEQKEAASICAESLKAAVKDLQNKNSALNDICKKHEAEKEFLVDKLRDMDNVLEKNMVLEDSLADASIELEVLRGKTLALENLHESLNGEISNYIAEKNALVPQVEILTQDVCTLSEKNIFLENSVSDLGTEVNCLKSKLKDFERSCQLLSNHNSGLLAERKSFLSQIEILTQNVEKHSKKSSFLENSLSDVSNEVGRLRSKLKEFEESSQSLRDQNSNLLSERNALLLQVEILTQNLEKLSDKNSFLENSLSDVSSEVGSLRSKLKDFEESCQSLSDQNSGLLAEKNNLLSQLETLNQNVEKLSENNSSLESSLSDVTTEVGCLRTKLKDSEESCQSLSDQNSGLFAERNALVTEIEVLTQNMENLSHKNSRLENSLSDVNSEMACLKSKLKDLEESCQSLSNQNSGLLSERDNLLSRVVTFTQNVEKLTDRNSFLENSLCDISCEVESLRSQLKDCEESSQSLNDERDSLLSQVKILTQNLEKLSDENLLLEKSLSDVSSEVWCLRSKLKDLEESSRSLTNQNSGLLAERNNLLSQLEILAQNIEKLSEKNSLLENSLSDVRTEVGCVRSKFKDSEESCQSLTDQNSGLIAERNTLVSQVEILTQNAVKLGHKKLTLENSLTDERSEVRCLRSKLKDFEESSRSLNDQNSGLLTERNNLLSQVEVLTKNLEKLSQEKSFLENCLSDVSSEAGCLKSKLKDSENSCDSLRDQNSGLLIERDTLVSQVNNITLNLEELENRLVDMKDDNLNLTREKYLIISQVKDLQDLLKLEKEEHETRIQSFKCQLATSENHNFLLQQESQLKDQQLESEQDNVIGYLIGNFILQRSLSDVNGRNLVLLKECEKNIEACRRTEALISALEQEKLMHIKNIMSLSEQNEKLRTGICLLQNTLIVGKKSVSVDEFQVEVLIDIILGEFRNILNCVSEAEHDNQLLHLEISVLVTMLKNTMLDLASLRLDKCSLEKERDMKTKELLALGNKNLQLRELNEKLMNDVEASNQREVESKTAMKVFHEHLTDLQEALLTSKYEIQNLIENKKILMDELCNLREKHNLLEEEHIEVLAEALKLDHLYLLFRNHSAEKLSELKSFTYDLDSLHFIKNALDAEIDKLKEKIKILEAEKTHIREFVTYLEEEFRNHVLLSEFDLFTATCVCEELSLQRQRLESQLLQKQSQLLEISQNAQSTQQKNLELCRILDGIQLDYEADKLIKEELAQKISTLSEVVVDRNKEIRCLYEANETLQREIYHMREEVKVLMSREEDLKLELQKEIDENEHCEVEIKALLSDIQVSTVNSALYEEKVHELILEEVGSLLQKETLKMEVALTKEQLDSMKKKLDDLEGENNGLKAGLDFYLALVASLWNSVKSLEEQIMTMSKPRISICHDKEVLPLVPHHHHCDNQPSDGYKAMNIEGIPVLEKLITKVKLLEEVIVDIQSHRQQEGFDANSNSEAASKETKGIKINEIGLGQEAQVNLHSIEHVDDGGLNDTEITKGKNGQVTKDIQLDQGSSSLPYRTIGSYGLSRISNDGIDDQLWEAAETNCSKQVWKTSTDATEHDIEPVEEEKSEYPSSELMVEKEPSVDKLEIPTRVLTSRQEWTKRVLESLQNDARRLSDLKTNVKDLKRKMESSQMGKLPASSGYDTVKSQLEDAEGAVMELIDTNNKLTSKAEEYHSTNGMGTKSEESSSTGRRQISTQSRKESEKVGRLELELHKIQYVMLKFEEEHVNRHTSAMDRRSRTLLSDYIYGRRDGRRQTKKSSFCGCMRPKTKGDQ